A single Roseinatronobacter monicus DNA region contains:
- a CDS encoding methyltransferase, whose protein sequence is MADIPAPDLPFRPAGLVNRLVASARFQALCARVPGLRGVARREGAALFDLMQGFVQSQMLMALVELRILHLLADGPATAAALAPRCNVPPERLQILLQAGAAMRLLKRRGDRFALARRGTALLTVPGLQDMVRHHDVLYRDLADPVAFIRGDTTTELADFWPYVFGAKGAMDPAQTARYSRLMAESQSLVAAEALAHLSLKGTRKLLDVGGGTGVFIRAVRARYPKLQLALFDLPDVVAQAALPADIARHGGSFRTDPLPQGADVISLVRVLYDHSDDTVRALLAKAFAALPPAGRVLIIEPMSGGTRPDPQTDVYFSVYTLAMQTGKTRSAARIAELLREAGFDEISKEHADRPFITCVLTASKPQPAG, encoded by the coding sequence ATGGCCGACATTCCGGCACCTGATTTGCCATTCCGGCCAGCGGGCCTTGTCAATCGTCTTGTGGCCTCAGCGCGGTTTCAAGCGCTGTGCGCGCGCGTTCCGGGCTTGCGCGGGGTTGCGCGGCGGGAAGGGGCGGCCCTGTTCGATCTGATGCAGGGATTCGTGCAAAGCCAGATGCTGATGGCGCTGGTCGAATTGCGCATTCTGCATTTGCTTGCTGATGGTCCTGCAACCGCGGCGGCACTGGCCCCGCGCTGCAATGTACCGCCTGAGCGCTTGCAAATCCTGCTGCAAGCGGGCGCTGCGATGCGCCTGCTCAAGCGGCGCGGTGACCGCTTTGCACTGGCGCGGCGCGGCACAGCCCTTCTGACCGTTCCCGGATTGCAGGATATGGTGCGCCATCATGACGTACTCTACCGCGATCTTGCCGACCCGGTGGCATTCATCCGTGGGGATACCACGACCGAACTGGCCGATTTCTGGCCCTATGTCTTTGGCGCTAAGGGCGCGATGGACCCGGCGCAGACCGCGCGCTATTCGCGGCTGATGGCCGAAAGCCAGAGCCTTGTCGCGGCAGAGGCACTGGCCCATCTGTCGCTGAAAGGCACGCGTAAGCTACTGGATGTGGGCGGCGGCACCGGTGTGTTCATACGCGCAGTGCGCGCGCGCTATCCAAAGTTGCAACTTGCCCTGTTCGATCTGCCCGATGTGGTAGCGCAGGCGGCCTTGCCTGCCGATATCGCGCGGCATGGCGGGTCTTTCCGCACAGACCCGCTGCCGCAAGGGGCGGATGTCATCAGCCTTGTGCGGGTTCTGTACGATCATTCCGATGACACAGTGCGCGCGCTGCTGGCCAAGGCTTTCGCAGCACTCCCCCCCGCTGGGCGCGTGCTGATTATCGAGCCGATGTCCGGCGGCACCCGCCCCGACCCGCAGACAGATGTGTATTTTTCAGTTTACACACTGGCGATGCAAACGGGGAAAACCCGCAGCGCGGCCCGAATTGCCGAGCTTCTGCGCGAGGCGGGTTTTGATGAAATCTCGAAAGAACATGCGGATAGACCCTTTATTACGTGTGTTCTGACGGCGTCCAAGCCGCAGCCTGCCGGTTGA
- the crtA gene encoding spheroidene monooxygenase: MQTVTLSLFRFDRALARLWVLGQMGAARFVLPRVAGLNFWKLCGSGTGEGFTPRPNWGTWAILAGWDSRDQADAGLQRPPFSQWRKRADEDMTLFLEPYSARGQWAGVQPFAPAGGPDGPIAVMTRATVKPARALRFWGRVPDISARVGADQNIIFKIGIGEVPMLHQVTFSIWPDAESMAAFARRGPHAEAIRAVRDEGWFNEELYARFRITGCVGTWHGRDPLAATARQEAA; this comes from the coding sequence ATGCAAACCGTCACGCTCAGTCTGTTTCGCTTTGACCGGGCCTTGGCGCGGCTATGGGTGCTGGGGCAGATGGGCGCGGCGCGTTTCGTGCTGCCCCGTGTTGCAGGCCTGAATTTCTGGAAGCTGTGCGGCTCTGGCACGGGCGAGGGGTTCACGCCCCGGCCCAATTGGGGCACATGGGCGATCCTTGCAGGATGGGACAGCCGCGATCAGGCCGATGCCGGATTGCAGCGCCCCCCGTTCAGCCAGTGGCGCAAGCGCGCAGACGAAGACATGACACTGTTTCTGGAACCTTATTCCGCACGCGGACAATGGGCGGGGGTGCAGCCCTTTGCCCCCGCTGGCGGCCCGGATGGCCCCATCGCCGTCATGACCCGCGCCACCGTCAAACCTGCGCGCGCATTGCGCTTCTGGGGGCGGGTGCCGGATATTTCCGCGCGCGTGGGCGCAGACCAGAATATCATCTTCAAGATCGGCATTGGCGAGGTGCCGATGCTGCATCAAGTGACGTTCTCGATCTGGCCTGACGCAGAATCTATGGCCGCCTTCGCGCGGCGCGGCCCCCATGCCGAGGCTATTCGCGCTGTGCGTGATGAGGGTTGGTTCAATGAGGAACTTTACGCCCGCTTCCGGATCACCGGATGCGTGGGCACATGGCACGGGCGCGACCCGCTTGCCGCAACCGCAAGACAGGAGGCCGCATGA
- the bchI gene encoding magnesium chelatase ATPase subunit I: MTPFPFAAIVGQDEMKTAMILTAIDPKIGGVLVFGDRGTGKSTAVRALAALLPPIEAVKGCPVNSARFEDCPDWAQVTEAEIVTRPTPVVDLPLGVTEDRVTGALDIERALTRGEKAFEAGLLARANRGYLYIDEVNLLEDHIVDLLLDVAQSGENVVEREGMSIRHAARFVLVGSGNPEEGELRPQLLDRFGLSVEVTSPKEIDTRVEVIRRRDAYENDYDSFMAEWQPQDAALRARILAARAALAGVRSSNVVLHDCASVCVALGSDGLRGELTLLRTARALAAFEGAPEVTRAHIRAGAPMALRHRLRRDPLDEAGTGARVARQLAEVLP, from the coding sequence ATGACGCCTTTCCCCTTCGCTGCCATTGTCGGGCAGGATGAGATGAAAACCGCAATGATCCTGACCGCCATCGACCCCAAGATCGGCGGCGTTCTGGTGTTTGGCGACCGTGGCACAGGCAAATCGACAGCCGTGCGCGCGCTTGCGGCCCTATTGCCGCCCATCGAGGCCGTCAAAGGCTGCCCCGTCAATTCCGCACGGTTCGAGGATTGCCCCGACTGGGCGCAGGTGACCGAGGCTGAAATCGTCACCCGCCCCACCCCTGTCGTGGACCTGCCCCTTGGCGTGACCGAAGACCGCGTGACCGGCGCGCTGGACATTGAACGCGCGCTGACGCGGGGCGAAAAGGCGTTTGAAGCAGGGCTTCTGGCGCGCGCCAATCGTGGTTATCTCTATATTGATGAGGTGAACCTGCTGGAAGATCACATCGTTGATCTGCTGCTGGATGTCGCGCAGTCAGGCGAGAATGTGGTCGAACGCGAAGGCATGTCGATCCGCCATGCCGCGCGGTTTGTGCTGGTCGGGTCTGGCAACCCGGAAGAGGGCGAATTGCGCCCCCAACTTCTGGACCGCTTCGGCCTGTCGGTCGAAGTGACCAGCCCCAAGGAAATCGACACGCGGGTGGAGGTTATCCGCCGCCGTGATGCCTATGAAAACGATTATGACAGCTTCATGGCCGAATGGCAGCCACAGGACGCCGCCTTGCGCGCGCGGATACTCGCGGCCCGCGCAGCCCTTGCAGGGGTGCGCAGTTCCAACGTGGTGCTGCATGATTGCGCATCGGTCTGTGTGGCGCTGGGCTCTGACGGGTTGCGGGGTGAATTGACGCTGCTGCGCACCGCCCGCGCCCTTGCCGCCTTCGAAGGAGCACCCGAAGTGACACGCGCCCATATCCGTGCAGGTGCGCCGATGGCGCTGCGCCACCGTTTGCGCCGCGATCCGCTGGATGAAGCGGGCACCGGCGCACGCGTTGCGCGCCAACTGGCAGAGGTGCTGCCCTGA
- the crtD gene encoding 1-hydroxycarotenoid 3,4-desaturase CrtD produces the protein MDIQKDSVVVIGAGIGGLAAAIRLAASGQAVTLLDAQDWPGGKIRVMDSAAGPVDAGPTVLTLRDVLDELFDAAGTTTEAHLTLTPLPVLARHFWRDGRRLDLMPDARANSDAIGAAFGTGARSEFDAFQRETRALFDAFDAPIMRAAAPSTLGAARAVLARPHLLPWLQPGKTLQTMLSQRFSDPHLRQLFGRYATYVGGNPLHAPAVLGLIWQAEAAGVWAVQGGMAALAHALAGLFTQLGGTLRLNTGVARIQTSGGQVSGVQLADGEVIDCAQIIFNGDPTALPYLLDRPTHAPKRRQTQPRSLSAQVWTFGALVQPQGLGADALAYHSVFFADDPAQEFGPLAQGRLPQAPTIYVCAQDRAQTIPTGPERFQFILNAPALPEGARGSKDMTCHTHPFARLAQFGLHLSPRPTLSAVTQPQDFAQMFPHSQGALYGLSPNGVMATFLRPTARTKLRGLYMAGGGVHPGAGVPMAALSGKHAAAAALSDRISAATWRRTAMRGGISTGSATTAAAPSR, from the coding sequence ATGGATATTCAGAAAGACTCGGTAGTGGTCATCGGGGCCGGAATTGGCGGATTGGCAGCCGCCATCCGGCTGGCCGCGTCCGGGCAAGCTGTCACGCTGCTGGACGCGCAGGACTGGCCGGGCGGCAAAATCCGCGTCATGGACAGCGCTGCCGGGCCGGTCGATGCCGGGCCAACCGTGCTGACCCTGCGCGATGTGCTGGACGAATTGTTCGACGCCGCAGGCACCACAACAGAGGCGCATCTGACGCTGACACCCCTGCCCGTGCTGGCGCGCCATTTCTGGCGGGATGGGCGCAGGCTGGACCTGATGCCCGACGCGCGCGCCAATTCAGACGCCATTGGCGCGGCCTTTGGCACAGGTGCGCGCAGCGAATTTGATGCTTTCCAGCGCGAGACGCGCGCATTGTTTGACGCGTTTGATGCGCCGATCATGCGCGCGGCGGCCCCAAGCACGCTTGGGGCCGCGCGTGCAGTATTGGCGCGCCCGCATTTGCTGCCTTGGCTACAACCCGGCAAGACGCTGCAAACCATGCTTTCGCAACGGTTTTCCGACCCCCATCTGCGCCAGCTTTTCGGGCGCTATGCGACCTATGTGGGCGGCAACCCGTTGCACGCGCCTGCTGTGCTGGGCCTGATCTGGCAGGCCGAGGCGGCGGGCGTCTGGGCGGTTCAGGGGGGCATGGCCGCATTGGCGCACGCGCTGGCGGGGCTGTTCACACAGTTGGGCGGCACTTTGCGGCTGAACACGGGCGTTGCGCGAATCCAGACATCGGGCGGTCAAGTGTCGGGCGTTCAGCTTGCCGATGGCGAGGTTATTGACTGCGCGCAAATCATCTTTAACGGCGACCCTACCGCATTGCCCTATCTTCTAGACAGGCCAACCCATGCGCCAAAGCGCCGCCAGACCCAGCCGCGCAGCCTGTCGGCGCAGGTCTGGACCTTTGGCGCGCTGGTGCAGCCCCAAGGGCTTGGGGCTGATGCGCTGGCCTATCACAGTGTGTTCTTCGCTGATGATCCGGCGCAGGAATTCGGACCCTTGGCGCAGGGGCGTCTTCCGCAAGCGCCCACGATTTACGTCTGTGCACAGGACCGCGCGCAGACCATCCCCACGGGGCCAGAGCGGTTTCAATTCATCCTCAACGCGCCCGCACTGCCTGAGGGCGCACGCGGCAGCAAGGACATGACATGTCACACACATCCATTCGCGCGGCTGGCGCAGTTCGGGCTGCATCTCAGCCCGCGCCCGACCCTTTCAGCAGTGACGCAGCCGCAGGATTTCGCGCAGATGTTCCCGCACAGTCAGGGCGCACTTTACGGCCTCAGCCCGAACGGGGTGATGGCGACATTCCTGCGCCCCACAGCGCGCACCAAGCTCAGGGGCCTGTATATGGCGGGGGGCGGGGTGCATCCGGGGGCGGGGGTGCCGATGGCGGCACTTTCGGGCAAACACGCAGCGGCGGCGGCCCTCAGCGACCGGATTTCCGCCGCGACGTGGCGCCGAACGGCTATGCGTGGTGGTATATCGACGGGATCAGCGACGACGGCAGCCGCGCCCTCTCGGTGA
- the bchO gene encoding alpha/beta fold hydrolase BchO, whose product MQVIPADWPLRDHSHVIRCRPHEWHVQVMGQGPDLLLLHGAGASGHSFHRLAPLLPGYRLIMPDLPGQGFTRAGGMLRLGLDAMADDLATLCRDQDWRPAGIIGHSAGGAIALRMTEVLPNPPRAVIGLNAALGPFDGFAGWLFPKLAKAMSASPFVAAIVTRLVSNRNQVEMLLKGTGSTLDAQGVALYQRLVSDKRHIEGTLGMMAQWQLEPLIERLPQIMVPSLLIASEKDRAVPARVSRDAAARMPRARYVEIADYGHLLHEEAPDRVCDLILQFLDENSGGLSLVAGPV is encoded by the coding sequence ATGCAGGTGATTCCTGCGGACTGGCCCCTGCGCGACCATTCCCATGTCATCCGGTGCCGCCCCCATGAATGGCATGTTCAGGTGATGGGGCAGGGGCCTGATCTGTTGCTGTTGCATGGCGCGGGCGCATCGGGGCATAGCTTTCACCGTCTGGCCCCGCTCTTGCCTGGCTACCGGCTGATTATGCCGGATTTGCCGGGGCAGGGTTTCACCCGCGCGGGCGGAATGCTGCGGCTGGGGCTGGATGCGATGGCCGATGATCTGGCCACGCTGTGCCGCGATCAGGACTGGCGTCCCGCCGGCATAATCGGCCATTCGGCGGGCGGCGCGATTGCGCTGCGCATGACCGAAGTTTTGCCAAACCCGCCGCGCGCAGTGATCGGGTTGAATGCCGCCCTTGGCCCGTTTGACGGCTTTGCGGGCTGGTTGTTTCCCAAGCTGGCCAAGGCCATGTCTGCCAGCCCTTTCGTGGCGGCGATTGTCACGCGGCTTGTCTCGAACCGTAATCAGGTCGAGATGTTGCTGAAAGGGACAGGCTCGACGCTCGATGCGCAGGGGGTGGCGCTGTATCAACGGCTGGTCAGCGACAAACGCCATATCGAGGGTACATTGGGTATGATGGCCCAATGGCAGTTGGAACCGCTGATCGAACGCTTGCCGCAAATCATGGTGCCAAGCTTGCTGATCGCGTCGGAGAAGGACCGCGCAGTGCCTGCGCGCGTGTCGCGTGATGCCGCCGCACGCATGCCGCGCGCGCGCTATGTCGAGATTGCCGATTATGGGCACTTGCTGCATGAAGAAGCACCAGACCGCGTCTGCGACCTTATCTTGCAGTTTCTGGATGAGAATAGTGGCGGGCTGTCATTGGTCGCAGGTCCGGTCTGA
- a CDS encoding phytoene desaturase → MSDSAAPQRAIVIGAGLGGLASAMRLGAKGYSVSVIDRLDLPGGRGSSITQGGHRFDLGPTIITVPQGLRDLWAACGRDFDRDVTLKPMDPYYEIRWEDGSSFTMRQDEAAMEAEVTRLSPGDLKGFRKFLGDSEDRYWFGYENLGRRPMNELWELIKVLPRFVWLRADRSVYAHAARRVRDPRLRFALSFHPLFIGGDPFRVTSMYILVSHLEKAFGVHYAMGGVQAIAKAMAQVVRDQGGLVRMGAEVDEILVENGRAAGVRLVGGERLEADIVVSNADAGHTYTRLLRNKPRRRWTDAKLKRQRWSMGLYVWYFGTRGTRDMWRDVGHHTIVVGPRYREHIKDIFIRGHLSDDMSLYVHRPSVTDPSVAPDGDDTFYVLSPVPHLGHDNGVDWTQEEEPYRQKMLAMLEDRLLRGLSDHVTESLVFTPDTFRDRYLSPLGAGFSIEPRILQSAYFRPHNVSEEVPGLYLAGAGTHPGAGVPGVIGTAEVLGQLVPDAAPVAPLRMAAE, encoded by the coding sequence ATGTCTGATTCTGCGGCGCCACAACGCGCAATTGTCATTGGCGCGGGCCTTGGCGGGCTTGCCTCTGCCATGCGACTGGGGGCCAAAGGGTATAGTGTCAGTGTGATCGACAGGCTTGATCTGCCCGGCGGGCGCGGGTCATCCATCACACAGGGCGGGCATCGGTTCGATCTTGGCCCGACCATCATCACAGTGCCACAAGGTCTGCGCGACCTTTGGGCCGCATGTGGGCGCGATTTCGACCGCGATGTGACCCTGAAACCCATGGACCCGTATTATGAAATCCGCTGGGAAGACGGATCGAGTTTTACCATGCGTCAGGACGAGGCCGCGATGGAGGCAGAGGTCACGCGCCTCTCGCCCGGTGATCTGAAAGGGTTTCGCAAATTCTTGGGCGATTCCGAGGATCGCTACTGGTTCGGCTACGAAAATCTTGGCCGCCGCCCCATGAATGAGCTGTGGGAGTTGATAAAAGTGCTGCCGCGTTTTGTCTGGCTGCGCGCGGACCGGTCCGTCTATGCCCATGCTGCGCGCCGTGTGCGCGACCCGCGCCTGCGCTTTGCGCTCTCGTTTCATCCGCTGTTTATTGGCGGCGATCCGTTTCGCGTGACGTCGATGTATATCCTTGTCAGTCATCTGGAAAAGGCATTCGGCGTGCATTATGCGATGGGCGGGGTGCAGGCGATTGCGAAAGCCATGGCGCAGGTGGTGCGCGATCAGGGCGGATTGGTCCGCATGGGGGCCGAAGTTGATGAAATTCTGGTCGAGAATGGCCGCGCCGCTGGTGTCCGGTTGGTGGGCGGCGAGCGGCTGGAGGCGGATATCGTCGTCTCCAATGCCGACGCAGGCCATACTTATACCCGCCTGTTGCGCAACAAGCCCCGCCGCCGCTGGACTGATGCGAAACTCAAGCGCCAGCGTTGGTCGATGGGCCTGTATGTCTGGTATTTCGGCACGCGCGGCACGCGTGACATGTGGCGCGATGTCGGCCATCACACCATCGTCGTTGGCCCGCGCTACCGCGAACACATCAAGGATATCTTCATCAGGGGCCATTTGTCCGATGACATGAGCCTGTATGTGCATCGCCCCTCGGTCACCGACCCCTCAGTTGCGCCTGATGGCGATGACACGTTCTATGTCCTATCACCTGTGCCGCATCTGGGCCATGACAATGGCGTGGACTGGACGCAAGAAGAAGAACCCTACCGCCAAAAGATGCTGGCCATGCTGGAGGACCGCCTTTTGCGCGGATTGTCTGACCATGTCACTGAAAGCCTTGTTTTCACCCCCGACACATTCCGCGACCGCTATCTGTCGCCGCTGGGGGCTGGCTTCTCGATTGAGCCGCGCATCCTGCAAAGTGCGTATTTCCGCCCGCATAATGTGTCCGAGGAAGTGCCGGGCCTGTATCTGGCAGGGGCGGGCACCCATCCGGGCGCGGGCGTGCCCGGCGTGATCGGCACGGCCGAAGTGTTGGGCCAGCTTGTTCCCGATGCCGCCCCTGTGGCCCCGCTCAGGATGGCCGCAGAATGA
- the crtC gene encoding carotenoid 1,2-hydratase translates to MSDDGSRALSVIGFIGSVFSPWYRWSGRRDPQNHCCINVATYGPKGRFTMTDRGRSALRQSEDVFEVGPSSIRWEGDRLVIEVNEISSPPLISHVRGTITLHPEALFGQTHNLTPDGRHSWQPFAPIARIEVDISPGHRWLGHGYFDANFGTAALEDDFNYWTWGRFPNRGGATCFYDAELRDGQAQETALHFHPDGRMDTVTPPPITRFARSRWALRRETRADAGFQPKQELAMLDAPFYTRAAVRTQIDGVESVGVHEALDLRRYAQPLLKPMLAVRVPRRKNWAF, encoded by the coding sequence ATCAGCGACGACGGCAGCCGCGCCCTCTCGGTGATCGGGTTTATCGGCTCGGTGTTTTCGCCGTGGTATCGCTGGTCGGGGCGGCGCGATCCGCAAAACCATTGCTGTATCAATGTTGCGACCTATGGGCCAAAGGGGCGGTTTACTATGACCGACCGGGGCCGCAGCGCGCTGCGGCAGAGCGAAGATGTGTTCGAGGTTGGCCCCTCCTCCATCCGGTGGGAAGGGGACCGGCTGGTGATCGAGGTGAACGAGATCTCCTCGCCCCCGCTGATCAGCCATGTGCGCGGCACGATTACCCTGCACCCCGAAGCCCTGTTTGGCCAGACCCATAACTTGACCCCAGATGGTCGCCATAGCTGGCAGCCTTTTGCCCCGATTGCGCGGATCGAAGTGGACATCTCACCCGGTCATCGTTGGCTGGGGCATGGGTATTTCGATGCGAATTTCGGCACTGCCGCGCTGGAGGATGATTTCAACTACTGGACATGGGGGCGATTTCCCAACCGGGGCGGGGCCACCTGTTTCTATGATGCGGAATTGCGCGATGGGCAGGCACAGGAAACCGCGCTGCATTTTCACCCCGATGGCCGCATGGACACTGTCACCCCACCGCCCATAACACGCTTTGCCCGCAGTCGCTGGGCCCTGCGGCGCGAGACGCGGGCCGATGCAGGCTTTCAGCCAAAGCAGGAATTGGCGATGCTGGACGCGCCCTTCTACACCCGCGCTGCGGTGCGCACCCAAATTGACGGGGTCGAAAGCGTGGGGGTGCATGAAGCGCTGGATTTGCGGCGCTATGCGCAACCGCTGCTCAAGCCGATGCTGGCTGTGCGGGTTCCGCGCCGCAAGAATTGGGCGTTCTGA
- a CDS encoding magnesium chelatase subunit D has protein sequence MTPFDEASGQPGRPAPEADPWAQVSLALTLLAVDPHGLRGLWLRGRAGPVRDRVLAGLGALHPRKLHPFTSDEALMGGMDLSATLATGEMHRHAGLLDHAGCLMLTMAERCPPGLAVRLGQALDNAARPSLIALDEAAEEGEGLPNALADRLGLFLDIDGFAWSDSTDIALNPGLIASAQVRLRQIAPGDALARLTRVAAELAIPSMRAPLLALACARAHAAWRGGSAIEEQDLQVAVALVMAHKALAFPENAPEPDDTPPPEPPQDQPDQDRDRDQSALDIPDEMLIEAARTALPPGLLAQLQAARAARQAASANSGAGAKRKSMRRGRPMPSRAGKPGSGARVDVIATLRQAAPWQKMRRAMMPGRVADRLLLMPSDIRIKRYQEQTDRVLIFVVDASGSAALARLAEAKGAVELMLAEAYSSRDHVALVTFRGHRAELSLPPTRSLVQTKRRLAGLPGGGATPLAHALEVALATAEQARRHGMTPTLAMLTDGRGNIALDGSANRAQATLDATRLAKIIAAKAIPALVIDTSLRPKPQLAELSAQMGATMIALPRADARSLSSTLSAALGG, from the coding sequence CTGACCCCTTTTGACGAGGCCAGCGGCCAACCCGGCCGCCCTGCGCCCGAGGCCGATCCTTGGGCGCAGGTTTCCCTTGCGCTGACACTTCTGGCCGTGGACCCGCATGGCTTGCGCGGCTTGTGGCTGCGGGGCCGCGCCGGACCTGTGCGCGACCGTGTGTTGGCCGGGCTTGGCGCGCTGCACCCGCGCAAGCTCCATCCTTTCACCTCGGACGAGGCGTTGATGGGCGGCATGGACCTGAGCGCGACTTTGGCCACAGGCGAGATGCACCGCCATGCGGGCCTGTTGGACCATGCCGGCTGCCTGATGCTGACAATGGCCGAACGCTGCCCGCCGGGGCTGGCCGTGCGCTTGGGGCAGGCGCTGGACAATGCCGCCCGGCCAAGCCTGATCGCGCTGGACGAGGCGGCAGAGGAAGGCGAGGGCCTGCCCAACGCACTGGCCGACCGTTTGGGCCTGTTTCTGGATATTGACGGTTTTGCATGGTCTGACAGCACTGACATTGCGCTGAACCCCGGCCTGATCGCATCGGCACAGGTGCGGCTGCGCCAGATCGCGCCGGGTGATGCGCTGGCGCGGTTGACGCGGGTTGCCGCAGAATTGGCCATTCCCAGTATGCGTGCACCACTTCTGGCACTGGCCTGCGCGCGTGCACATGCCGCATGGCGTGGCGGGTCCGCGATTGAGGAGCAGGATTTGCAAGTCGCTGTTGCCCTGGTGATGGCGCATAAGGCGCTGGCCTTTCCCGAAAATGCGCCCGAACCCGATGACACCCCCCCGCCAGAGCCGCCACAGGACCAACCGGATCAAGACCGCGACCGCGACCAGAGCGCATTGGACATCCCCGACGAGATGCTGATCGAGGCCGCACGCACCGCCTTGCCACCCGGATTGCTGGCGCAGTTGCAAGCCGCGCGGGCGGCGCGCCAAGCGGCCAGCGCCAATTCCGGCGCAGGGGCCAAACGTAAATCCATGCGCCGGGGCCGCCCCATGCCTTCGCGCGCAGGCAAGCCCGGATCGGGTGCGCGGGTCGATGTGATTGCCACATTGCGCCAAGCAGCCCCCTGGCAGAAAATGCGCCGCGCCATGATGCCGGGGCGCGTGGCGGACCGCTTGTTGCTGATGCCGTCCGACATCCGCATCAAGCGCTATCAGGAACAGACCGACCGCGTTCTGATCTTCGTGGTCGATGCCTCTGGCTCTGCCGCCCTTGCGCGACTGGCCGAGGCCAAGGGCGCGGTTGAGTTGATGCTGGCCGAAGCCTATTCCAGCCGCGATCATGTGGCGCTCGTGACCTTTCGCGGGCATAGGGCGGAACTCAGTCTGCCGCCCACCCGCTCGCTTGTGCAGACCAAGCGCAGGCTGGCGGGCTTGCCGGGGGGCGGGGCCACACCGCTGGCCCATGCGCTGGAGGTGGCCTTGGCCACGGCAGAACAAGCCCGCCGCCACGGCATGACGCCGACATTGGCCATGCTGACGGACGGGCGCGGGAATATCGCGCTGGATGGCAGCGCCAACCGCGCACAAGCCACCCTTGATGCAACGCGCCTTGCCAAGATCATCGCCGCCAAGGCGATTCCGGCGCTGGTGATCGACACCAGCCTGCGCCCCAAGCCGCAACTGGCCGAATTGAGCGCGCAGATGGGGGCCACGATGATTGCCTTGCCACGGGCCGATGCGCGCAGCCTGTCCAGCACGCTTTCTGCTGCGTTGGGGGGCTAG
- a CDS encoding polyprenyl synthetase family protein — protein sequence MDLSKRIDRAMTSAITQAQGVGDASCKAPGRLAAALNYAVTPGGARIRPTICLSVARACGDDRPDLSDRAAIALELIHCASLVHDDLPAFDDADFRRGKPTVHMAYSEPLAVLTGDSLIISAFDVLSGASDMDAVRALRLLRLMARHTGMPYGICAGQGWESEAKVDLGAYHRSKTAALFVAATQMGAQAAGHEPEPWEELGARIGEAFQVADDLRDALYDEAALGKPAGQDAIHQRPSAVEEFGVQGAIKRLQDILGGAIASIPSCPGEGELAQLVRLYAERMTPVAPVRV from the coding sequence ATGGACTTGAGCAAACGGATCGACAGAGCCATGACATCTGCCATTACGCAGGCGCAAGGTGTGGGGGACGCAAGCTGCAAAGCGCCCGGTCGCCTGGCCGCAGCGCTGAACTACGCGGTGACACCGGGCGGCGCACGTATTCGCCCGACAATTTGCCTGTCTGTGGCCCGTGCCTGCGGTGATGACCGGCCCGATCTTTCGGACCGCGCCGCCATCGCGCTGGAACTAATCCATTGCGCCAGCCTTGTGCATGATGATCTGCCTGCCTTTGATGATGCCGATTTCCGGCGCGGCAAGCCGACCGTGCATATGGCCTATTCCGAACCACTTGCGGTGCTGACGGGCGACAGCCTGATTATTTCGGCCTTTGATGTGCTGTCAGGCGCGTCTGATATGGATGCCGTCCGCGCATTGCGCCTGTTGCGTCTGATGGCGCGCCATACGGGTATGCCCTACGGTATTTGCGCCGGTCAGGGCTGGGAAAGCGAAGCGAAAGTTGATCTGGGGGCCTATCACCGCTCGAAAACCGCCGCCCTGTTTGTCGCGGCCACGCAAATGGGCGCCCAGGCCGCAGGCCACGAGCCAGAGCCGTGGGAAGAGCTGGGCGCGCGCATCGGCGAGGCGTTTCAGGTCGCTGATGATCTGCGCGATGCGCTGTATGACGAAGCAGCGCTGGGCAAGCCTGCCGGGCAGGACGCGATTCACCAGCGCCCCTCGGCCGTTGAGGAATTTGGCGTTCAGGGTGCGATCAAGCGTCTGCAAGATATCTTGGGCGGTGCGATTGCCTCTATCCCCTCTTGCCCCGGCGAGGGCGAGTTGGCGCAGCTTGTCCGGCTTTATGCCGAACGCATGACGCCGGTCGCGCCTGTCCGGGTCTGA